In Hamadaea flava, a genomic segment contains:
- a CDS encoding IS5 family transposase codes for MFDACRLVHSGRVPRSRRYPSDLTDAQWAVIEPLLPQVKTGGRPEKHLRRDIVDAILYVVRAGCSWRQLPFDFPPWQTVYWYFVRWEEAKVTEQIMVALRRRVRVAQGRREEPSAGVIDSQSVKGADTVPRRTRGYDANKKINGRKRFIVTDTLGLLLVVCVMAASVQDRDGAKTTLLSVYLFTPVRFVYADAGFAGLLVEWCQRILRTTLHIVRKAPGQKGFAVIARRWVVERSLAWLTSHRRLARDYERDPRTSEAMIRWAAISGMVRRLTRGGPATRPQAWNFD; via the coding sequence TTGTTCGATGCCTGTCGACTCGTCCATAGTGGTCGGGTGCCGCGCTCCCGCCGCTACCCTTCGGACCTGACCGATGCCCAGTGGGCGGTGATCGAGCCGCTGCTGCCGCAGGTGAAGACCGGTGGACGGCCGGAGAAGCACTTACGCCGCGACATCGTGGACGCGATCTTGTACGTGGTCCGGGCAGGGTGCTCATGGCGGCAGTTGCCGTTCGACTTCCCACCCTGGCAAACCGTCTACTGGTACTTCGTGCGCTGGGAAGAAGCCAAGGTCACCGAGCAGATCATGGTTGCGCTGCGCCGGCGTGTCCGCGTTGCACAGGGGCGCCGGGAGGAGCCCTCCGCCGGAGTCATCGACTCCCAGAGTGTCAAGGGCGCCGACACCGTACCGCGTCGGACCAGGGGCTACGACGCGAACAAGAAGATCAACGGCCGTAAGCGGTTCATCGTCACCGACACCCTCGGCCTGCTCCTGGTCGTGTGCGTGATGGCCGCCTCGGTCCAAGACCGCGACGGCGCGAAGACCACCCTGCTCAGCGTGTACCTGTTCACCCCGGTTCGGTTCGTCTACGCCGACGCCGGATTCGCCGGGCTGCTGGTCGAGTGGTGCCAGCGCATCCTGCGCACCACCCTGCACATCGTGCGCAAGGCCCCTGGCCAGAAGGGGTTCGCGGTGATCGCCCGCCGCTGGGTTGTCGAGAGGTCTCTGGCGTGGCTGACCTCCCACCGCAGGCTTGCCCGCGACTACGAACGCGACCCGCGTACCTCGGAAGCGATGATCCGCTGGGCCGCGATCAGCGGCATGGTCCGCCGGTTGACTCGGGGCGGTCCGGCCACTCGCCCGCAGGCATGGAACTTCGATTGA
- a CDS encoding Gfo/Idh/MocA family protein — protein sequence MLRVGIIGAGIMAAGHAEVLAAHPDAVVTAVASRTRHSAERLAASTSANPAVFDDADALIASGQVDAVSITTPDPLHAEMMVAAAKAGLHILVEKPFTTDVPGADAAAAAIKDNDVRAMCLFNHRWVPAYAQAKQRMAEIGQPVVGYARKDDTIFVPTEMISWAQSTTCAWFLSSHDIDLMTWLMDDQITRVYATARYGRLRRSGIDTPDAIQIQAQFSRGAIATFESAWIYPNTFPTVVDSYVTVAGEQGVIQLDRQKEGITIATEQAYAYPRNMLQRVVHGQPAGAYRDAIHHFVDCARSGAQPLVSVASSRHVTAVLAAAHESIACAAPVDVAPDPLEALR from the coding sequence ATGCTCAGGGTCGGGATCATCGGAGCCGGCATCATGGCCGCCGGACACGCCGAAGTGCTCGCCGCTCATCCAGACGCCGTGGTCACCGCGGTCGCCAGCCGTACCCGGCACTCCGCCGAGCGGCTGGCCGCGTCGACGTCGGCGAACCCCGCCGTCTTCGACGACGCAGACGCGCTCATCGCCTCCGGTCAGGTGGACGCGGTGAGCATCACGACTCCCGACCCTCTGCACGCCGAGATGATGGTGGCGGCGGCGAAGGCGGGCCTGCACATCCTGGTGGAGAAACCGTTCACCACCGACGTGCCAGGCGCCGACGCCGCCGCCGCCGCGATCAAGGACAACGACGTCCGCGCCATGTGCCTGTTCAACCATCGTTGGGTTCCGGCATACGCGCAGGCCAAGCAGCGTATGGCTGAGATCGGCCAGCCGGTGGTGGGCTACGCCCGCAAGGACGACACGATCTTCGTCCCCACCGAGATGATCTCCTGGGCCCAGAGCACCACCTGCGCGTGGTTCCTGTCCAGTCACGACATCGACTTGATGACCTGGCTGATGGACGACCAGATCACCCGGGTCTACGCGACCGCACGGTACGGGCGGCTGCGGCGTTCCGGGATCGACACCCCGGACGCCATTCAGATCCAGGCGCAATTCTCCCGAGGGGCGATCGCCACGTTCGAATCCGCGTGGATCTACCCCAACACGTTCCCGACGGTCGTCGACAGCTACGTCACCGTCGCGGGGGAGCAGGGCGTGATCCAGCTCGACCGGCAGAAGGAAGGCATCACCATCGCCACCGAGCAGGCGTACGCCTATCCGCGCAACATGCTCCAGCGGGTGGTGCACGGCCAGCCCGCGGGCGCGTACCGCGACGCCATCCACCACTTCGTGGATTGCGCCCGCTCCGGAGCGCAGCCGCTGGTCAGCGTAGCGAGTTCCCGCCACGTGACCGCAGTGCTCGCTGCGGCGCACGAGTCGATCGCCTGCGCAGCGCCCGTCGACGTCGCCCCGGACCCCTTGGAGGCACTGCGATGA
- a CDS encoding ABC transporter substrate-binding protein produces the protein MRSLLHRARRTTRAVVAAALGLTLALSASGCLGSSSDDTGAADPQFEGTVEFWTINLKKNYNDYVTGLINSYQKQHPRVTINWVDVPGAEISTKLLAAIASGSVPDAVNLDSGNLGKFIPSLASVDELLAQDALADYQPNLLTSLRRDGKLYALPWYNGGAPVGIYRTSVVGKAGFDAANPPKTYEEALDLAQKVYDTAKVNGMNELPGYQQLATMGVQMISADKKKATFNTPAAAAILEAFKKVYDGKGIAPGAVTKDTRNYPQNLDNSQLAFMPNALPFALLNTKKNAPNVYSDLTITKALKNTDGKYLLLAQQTFVVPKASKHKRAAAEFLKFVTSSENQLAFCKLVTIYPSTIAAANDTFFTQATGEEPIDKARQVIVSEMPDLIDGSLGTSRDSELVELFAEQIRGFMQGQQSATQALTAAEQAWNTKLAEN, from the coding sequence GTGAGATCCCTGCTGCACAGGGCACGTCGCACCACCCGGGCCGTCGTCGCGGCGGCGCTCGGGCTCACCCTCGCACTGTCGGCCAGCGGATGCCTCGGGTCGTCGTCGGACGACACCGGCGCCGCCGACCCGCAGTTCGAGGGCACTGTGGAGTTCTGGACGATCAACCTCAAGAAGAACTACAACGACTACGTCACCGGCCTGATCAACTCCTACCAGAAGCAGCACCCCAGGGTCACCATCAACTGGGTGGACGTGCCCGGCGCCGAGATCTCCACCAAGCTGCTGGCCGCCATCGCCAGCGGCAGCGTCCCGGACGCGGTGAACCTCGACTCCGGAAACCTGGGCAAGTTCATCCCGTCACTGGCTTCTGTGGACGAACTGCTCGCGCAAGACGCGCTCGCCGACTACCAGCCGAACCTGCTCACCTCGCTGCGCCGCGACGGCAAGCTCTACGCGCTGCCCTGGTACAACGGCGGCGCACCGGTCGGGATCTACCGCACCTCCGTCGTGGGCAAGGCCGGCTTCGACGCCGCCAATCCGCCGAAGACCTATGAGGAGGCGCTCGACCTGGCCCAGAAGGTCTACGACACCGCCAAGGTCAACGGCATGAACGAACTGCCGGGCTACCAGCAGCTGGCGACGATGGGCGTACAGATGATCTCGGCGGACAAGAAGAAGGCGACCTTCAACACCCCGGCGGCCGCCGCGATCCTCGAGGCGTTCAAGAAGGTGTACGACGGCAAGGGCATCGCACCCGGAGCGGTCACCAAGGACACCCGCAACTATCCGCAGAACCTCGACAACTCACAGTTGGCGTTCATGCCGAACGCTCTTCCGTTCGCCCTGCTCAACACGAAGAAGAACGCGCCGAACGTCTACAGCGACCTCACGATCACGAAGGCTCTGAAGAACACCGACGGCAAGTACCTGCTGTTGGCCCAGCAGACCTTCGTCGTCCCGAAGGCGTCCAAGCACAAGCGGGCGGCGGCCGAGTTCCTCAAGTTCGTCACCAGCAGCGAGAACCAACTCGCCTTCTGCAAGCTCGTGACGATCTACCCCTCGACGATCGCCGCGGCCAACGACACCTTCTTCACTCAGGCCACCGGCGAAGAGCCGATCGACAAGGCACGGCAGGTGATCGTCTCGGAGATGCCCGACCTGATCGACGGGTCACTGGGCACCAGCCGGGACTCCGAACTCGTGGAGTTGTTCGCCGAACAGATCCGCGGCTTCATGCAGGGCCAGCAGAGCGCCACGCAGGCGCTGACCGCTGCCGAACAGGCCTGGAACACCAAGCTGGCCGAGAACTAG
- a CDS encoding DUF1990 family protein: protein MTPSGRRRTAPRSGCPRERTPYGTVLGHPESGEEAFVVQRNADNLVELEIVAFSRPATRLARFGGAITRATQSWITHRYVAAIR, encoded by the coding sequence ATGACCCCGTCGGGCCGTAGGAGGACGGCTCCCCGCTCCGGATGCCCGAGGGAGCGGACGCCATACGGCACTGTTCTCGGGCATCCCGAATCGGGGGAGGAAGCCTTCGTCGTTCAGAGGAACGCCGACAACCTGGTCGAGCTGGAAATCGTCGCGTTCTCGCGGCCGGCCACCCGGCTAGCGCGGTTCGGCGGAGCCATCACACGCGCCACGCAGTCCTGGATCACACATCGTTATGTGGCCGCTATACGGTGA
- a CDS encoding carbohydrate ABC transporter permease, with product MRRRNSSTGAVGGRWYTPWVFLVPGLGLFAIFFVWPAATAIRLAFYRYNVVSPPQFVGGRNFAHLLEDQRFWTALKNSLILLVGLLPMSVVIPLLLAVLVNQKLRFIQIYRLVYYLPVVTSMVAVAVAWNYVFHQQGVVNWALTGFGLLDEPIQYLLDPGWALFALTIVEGWKGMGTYMMIYLAGLQAIPGDLYEAARMDGANAWQRLRSVTIPLIVPYFAVALTIEVMDAMQVFTSVYVMTKGGPQDHTLTLGYYIWSAAFEQYDMGYASAMGLVLWAMLIFFALLNYRLTKGRTV from the coding sequence ATGAGACGAAGAAACTCCAGCACCGGCGCGGTCGGCGGACGCTGGTACACCCCCTGGGTCTTCCTGGTGCCGGGTCTCGGACTGTTCGCGATCTTCTTCGTGTGGCCGGCCGCCACCGCGATCCGCCTGGCGTTCTACCGCTACAACGTCGTCTCGCCACCGCAGTTCGTCGGCGGGCGCAACTTCGCCCATCTGCTGGAGGACCAGCGATTCTGGACCGCGCTGAAGAACTCGCTCATCCTGCTCGTCGGCCTGCTGCCGATGAGCGTGGTGATCCCGTTGCTGCTCGCGGTGCTGGTCAACCAGAAGCTGCGCTTCATCCAGATCTACCGGCTGGTCTACTACCTGCCCGTGGTGACCTCGATGGTCGCGGTCGCGGTCGCGTGGAACTACGTCTTCCACCAGCAGGGCGTCGTCAACTGGGCGCTGACCGGCTTCGGCCTCCTCGACGAGCCGATCCAATATCTCCTCGATCCCGGCTGGGCGCTGTTCGCGCTGACCATCGTGGAGGGTTGGAAGGGCATGGGCACCTACATGATGATCTACCTCGCCGGTTTGCAGGCCATCCCGGGCGACCTCTACGAAGCGGCCCGGATGGACGGCGCCAACGCCTGGCAGCGCCTGCGGTCGGTGACCATCCCGCTGATCGTCCCCTATTTCGCGGTGGCGCTGACGATCGAGGTGATGGACGCGATGCAGGTGTTCACCTCGGTGTACGTCATGACCAAGGGTGGTCCCCAGGACCACACGCTGACCCTCGGCTACTACATCTGGTCCGCGGCGTTCGAGCAATACGACATGGGATACGCCAGCGCCATGGGGCTCGTGCTCTGGGCGATGCTGATCTTCTTCGCCTTGCTCAACTACCGGCTCACCAAGGGGAGAACCGTGTGA
- a CDS encoding nitroreductase family deazaflavin-dependent oxidoreductase, whose amino-acid sequence MTLTGEYEPSATGWVREQVEQIMRAGTTDGVTIRGLPTVLMTYRGAKTGKIRKTPVMRVEHDGRYAAVASQGGAPANPQWYASLVAEPAIELQDGKVSQAYRAREVFGDEKALWWKRAVEAYPPYADYQLKTERQIPVFVLEPVDSAAR is encoded by the coding sequence GTGACGTTGACTGGGGAATACGAGCCGAGCGCTACCGGCTGGGTCCGCGAACAGGTCGAGCAGATCATGCGGGCCGGCACGACCGACGGTGTGACGATCCGCGGGTTGCCGACCGTGCTGATGACCTACCGCGGCGCCAAGACCGGCAAGATTCGCAAGACACCTGTCATGCGGGTCGAGCACGACGGGCGCTATGCCGCCGTCGCCTCGCAAGGCGGCGCGCCGGCCAATCCCCAGTGGTACGCCAGCCTCGTCGCCGAACCGGCCATCGAACTGCAAGACGGCAAGGTCAGCCAGGCATACCGAGCACGCGAGGTGTTCGGGGACGAGAAGGCGCTCTGGTGGAAACGCGCGGTCGAGGCGTACCCGCCGTATGCCGACTACCAGCTGAAGACCGAACGTCAGATCCCGGTCTTCGTACTGGAGCCGGTCGACTCGGCGGCCCGGTAG
- a CDS encoding aromatic-ring hydroxylase C-terminal domain-containing protein, which translates to MPYGVRSLGHPERGAVLLRPDGVIAWAAAHGEPGDATALHRAMDTWFRQTVSAR; encoded by the coding sequence GTGCCGTATGGCGTCCGCTCCCTCGGGCATCCGGAGCGGGGAGCCGTCCTCCTACGGCCCGACGGGGTCATCGCCTGGGCCGCCGCGCACGGCGAGCCCGGCGACGCCACCGCCCTGCACCGCGCGATGGACACCTGGTTCCGGCAGACCGTCTCCGCGCGATGA
- a CDS encoding IS5 family transposase: protein MPQRPAYPSDLSDARWALIASQLTAWRKARTEAGVGGRPASHDLREIFNAIFYANRTGIPWRYLPHDLPPWATVYHYFTLWTTDGVFAQLNYDLTGLARTQAGRQAQPTAGVIDTQSVKTSSNVPLTTQGVDAGKKIVGRKRRIVTDTLGLLLAVIVTAAGVSDNTIGIDLLNHAKSAHPALAKTWTDAGFKNQVIEHGARLGIDVEVVTKDPQVKGFSVVKRRWVVERTIGWIMQHRRLARDYEARPDHSASMIRIAMIDNLAKRVTNESTPTWRDT, encoded by the coding sequence ATGCCCCAACGCCCCGCGTACCCCTCCGATCTGTCCGACGCCCGATGGGCGCTGATCGCCTCGCAACTGACCGCATGGCGAAAGGCACGCACCGAGGCAGGCGTCGGCGGACGCCCGGCAAGCCATGACCTGCGGGAGATCTTCAACGCCATCTTCTATGCCAACCGCACCGGCATCCCGTGGCGCTACCTGCCCCACGACTTGCCACCCTGGGCGACCGTCTATCACTACTTCACACTCTGGACCACTGACGGCGTCTTCGCTCAGCTCAACTACGACCTCACCGGCCTGGCCAGGACCCAAGCAGGGCGTCAGGCTCAGCCCACCGCCGGCGTGATCGACACCCAGAGCGTGAAGACCTCCTCCAACGTTCCACTCACGACGCAGGGCGTCGATGCCGGTAAGAAGATCGTCGGACGCAAACGACGCATCGTCACCGATACGCTCGGCCTGCTTCTAGCGGTCATCGTCACCGCAGCTGGCGTCAGCGACAACACCATCGGCATCGACCTGCTCAACCACGCCAAGAGCGCCCATCCCGCCCTGGCCAAGACCTGGACCGACGCCGGCTTCAAGAACCAGGTCATCGAACACGGCGCAAGGCTGGGAATCGACGTCGAAGTCGTCACCAAAGACCCACAGGTCAAAGGATTCTCCGTCGTCAAAAGACGGTGGGTCGTCGAGCGAACGATCGGCTGGATCATGCAACACCGGCGGCTGGCCCGCGACTACGAAGCCCGACCAGACCACTCCGCCAGCATGATCCGCATCGCAATGATCGACAACCTCGCCAAACGGGTCACCAACGAGAGCACCCCGACCTGGCGAGACACCTAA
- a CDS encoding carbohydrate ABC transporter permease produces MRKLTRKVSMYVLLTAISVVFIGPFLIMASMALKPASQPVFSFPPDLIPRPPVLDWVKEAWTAVPYPRFMLNSVLYCGVGIPVYLLVSALTAYPLAVMTFRGRTLVFFLLLSTMFLPGELMLIPRFLVVSELGLADSYAGVILPGVLSAFGIFLLRQAFAGVPREIVDAARVDGCGEARIFWRIMLPSVRPTLAVLAIFGFISTWNSFIWPLVVLKDSAKYPISLGVAYLAGITGSDVRSMAAGTLLSVIPVVVFFMFMQRHILDGMKGAVKG; encoded by the coding sequence GTGAGGAAACTGACCCGCAAGGTTTCGATGTATGTGTTGCTGACCGCGATCTCGGTCGTGTTCATCGGGCCGTTCCTCATCATGGCGTCGATGGCGCTCAAGCCCGCCTCGCAGCCGGTCTTCTCGTTCCCGCCCGACCTCATCCCGCGCCCGCCGGTGCTCGACTGGGTCAAGGAGGCGTGGACGGCTGTGCCGTACCCGCGGTTCATGCTGAACTCGGTCCTCTATTGCGGGGTAGGCATTCCCGTGTATCTGCTCGTCTCCGCGCTGACCGCGTACCCGCTGGCCGTGATGACCTTCCGGGGCCGGACGCTGGTGTTCTTCCTGCTGCTGTCGACGATGTTCCTGCCCGGCGAACTGATGCTCATCCCCCGCTTCCTGGTCGTCTCCGAACTCGGCCTGGCCGACAGCTACGCCGGAGTCATCCTGCCCGGCGTGCTCAGCGCGTTCGGCATCTTCCTGCTGCGCCAGGCGTTCGCCGGGGTTCCCCGGGAGATCGTCGACGCCGCCCGGGTCGACGGCTGCGGGGAGGCGCGCATCTTCTGGCGCATCATGCTGCCGTCGGTACGCCCGACGCTGGCGGTGCTGGCCATCTTCGGCTTCATCTCGACGTGGAACAGCTTCATCTGGCCGCTCGTGGTGCTCAAGGACTCGGCGAAGTATCCGATCTCGCTGGGCGTGGCGTATCTGGCCGGCATCACCGGCTCGGACGTGCGCAGCATGGCGGCGGGCACGCTGCTGTCGGTGATTCCCGTCGTCGTGTTCTTCATGTTCATGCAGCGCCACATCCTGGACGGGATGAAGGGCGCGGTGAAGGGATAG